AGTAGTCGTCGTTGTGTATGTCCGGGGCGTTCTTCTGGAATGTTAACAGTCACTGTCAAAACCCACTCTCACTCGCACCTTCAACACACGCTCCGCTCGTGTTGTTACggacgcgctacatattataaaataaatgaacatcgccggggtaaCATCGTGTATcgtgtatggataaaatatcatataacaagtgacgccgctgactccgcggaacgaacaccaagccgtgtgaaccagaagattcctaaTACCACacagctatggaatggcactgctatcctaacatcggggcaatcatgtagtcttaggtatgggttataagttttaatatgtaattcttattataatatacacataagtaagtttcgtagtctTCCCGGaccctccggttgccacctcatataattttgttattaattttcaaccgaacatattaaaatgcggtgttttatatttttaaagaaaattgaaaatataacagaTAGTGGCAGGTAATACAAGTTAAACCTAAGTTCATGTGCAGGTGTCTGTGTGTCCGTATGTAAGCGTGTTTGTGTGTGTCTCACTCTGTGCTGCTGTGTGCGCCTAGGCTCCGCGGCCCTGTTCCTGGACTGTGGCGGGACGTAGGCGGCAGGGGCGGCGGGCTCGCGCTCCTCCTTCACGGCCGGCGCCGGGGGCTGCTCCGCTGACACGGGCTCCACCTGacaaacattcatattaatcatattataagaCAGAGTTTTTCCAAAGACTGTTATGTTCTAGTTCATATCACTTACAGGTTTGTTCCAGGGCCCCTTCCCCCGCGTGTTCTCGGGGGCGGAGTCCTCGGCCGCGTCTCTGGCGGTATCGGGCGTCGCCCCTCCTTGTAACACCTGTATCTTGAGTCCGGTGTAATCTTTGACAGGCTCCTCGTAGTCTTTCCACTCTTCCTcctacaaaaaattttttataacttaaaggTTTCAGGACTCTTggcacaaatatttattataaattaaacatgtaaGTATTAATGAGAttacttttcaataaaatgtgaaCTTGGCTTAGAGATccctcaataaa
The window above is part of the Danaus plexippus unplaced genomic scaffold, MEX_DaPlex mxdp_48, whole genome shotgun sequence genome. Proteins encoded here:
- the LOC133320671 gene encoding protein CDV3-like: EEEWKDYEEPVKDYTGLKIQVLQGGATPDTARDAAEDSAPENTRGKGPWNKPVEPVSAEQPPAPAVKEEREPAAPAAYVPPQSRNRAAEPRRTQQHRKNAPDIHNDDYFPVLGAARGARPGWAGGGGGGAPDTQRQHRSTLSTGNRFTSLQDS